The following proteins are co-located in the Trichormus variabilis 0441 genome:
- a CDS encoding TPM domain-containing protein, with the protein MQSRFWRRILVSITVFFLAGSLWVINSPSALAYDNPELLPKFFTPVVDLAKSLPDPQEEKLVEDIEQFEADTGWKLRVLTQYDRTPGRAVINYWGLDDKSILLVADSRGGNILSFSVGDAVYELLPRTFWIELQTRFGNLYFVREQGEDQAILQALDSVKGCLLKGGCNVVPGLPREQWILTLITSVIGGVICGFAGQPRKEGQIFAWQWALIFSPLWGILFIAFGIGPVVTRTSDWLPLVRNFSGFFIGGLVAYLSPVFSRPSSNANS; encoded by the coding sequence ATGCAGTCTCGTTTTTGGCGACGAATTTTAGTATCTATTACAGTATTTTTCTTGGCTGGGTCACTTTGGGTAATAAATTCTCCCTCTGCGCTGGCTTACGACAATCCTGAGTTATTACCTAAGTTTTTCACACCAGTTGTAGACCTAGCTAAATCACTCCCAGATCCGCAGGAAGAAAAGCTAGTCGAAGACATAGAGCAATTTGAGGCTGATACTGGTTGGAAACTACGCGTACTGACTCAGTATGACCGCACTCCGGGTAGGGCTGTCATTAATTATTGGGGTTTGGATGATAAAAGCATTCTCCTAGTTGCTGACTCCCGTGGCGGGAACATCCTCAGTTTTAGCGTTGGTGATGCAGTTTATGAACTGTTACCCCGGACTTTTTGGATAGAACTACAAACCCGCTTTGGGAATTTGTATTTTGTCCGAGAACAAGGTGAAGACCAAGCTATTTTACAAGCTTTAGATTCAGTTAAAGGCTGTTTGCTTAAAGGTGGTTGTAACGTTGTACCTGGTCTACCCAGGGAACAATGGATTTTAACCTTAATTACTTCCGTTATTGGTGGAGTTATTTGTGGCTTTGCTGGACAACCACGCAAGGAAGGACAAATTTTTGCTTGGCAATGGGCTTTAATTTTCTCACCATTATGGGGAATTTTGTTTATAGCCTTTGGTATTGGGCCTGTGGTCACCCGCACAAGTGACTGGCTACCTCTAGTCCGCAACTTCTCTGGTTTCTTCATTGGGGGTTTAGTGGCTTATTTATCCCCTGTGTTTAGTCGTCCTTCGTCTAATGCTAATTCGTAG
- a CDS encoding YtxH domain-containing protein, giving the protein MSNNRSGTFIGGMMLGATIGALAGLLAAPRTGRETRKLLKKSADAIPELAEDLSTSVQIQADRLSTNALRNWDETLDRLRDAIAAGMDASQRESQVLKRQQATPDADSLAQELENP; this is encoded by the coding sequence ATGTCTAATAACCGTTCTGGAACATTTATTGGCGGTATGATGCTGGGAGCTACTATTGGTGCTTTAGCAGGGCTACTTGCTGCTCCACGCACAGGGCGCGAAACTCGTAAACTTTTGAAAAAGTCTGCTGATGCAATCCCCGAATTAGCAGAAGATTTATCAACAAGTGTACAAATTCAAGCAGATCGACTGTCTACCAACGCTTTGCGAAATTGGGATGAAACTCTAGATAGATTACGGGATGCGATCGCAGCTGGTATGGATGCTAGTCAGCGCGAAAGCCAAGTCTTGAAACGCCAACAAGCTACCCCAGACGCTGATTCTCTTGCTCAAGAATTAGAAAACCCATAA
- a CDS encoding glycosyltransferase: MRKLYFLVPGTDGKFACGGLWAELKTFKLAQQICHAEVVTYRQREVGKLFLDELLKEKNLDDVIFVISWGFDIAKLVAKLKQYNVVYHAHSAGYKFSLPASIPIITVSRNTLGYWGQKSPNSLIYYLPNEISPEFRNLHTERDIDVLVQARKSSEYLIKQLIPALKEKCKVEVVNSYVEDLPGLFNRTKVYLYDSAEYWAQQNVSEGFGLQPMEALACGCQVFSSVNGGLSDYLDPGFNCHKISGYSQEYDVQRILKVIDSSTSANLSEDFFVEYRVETILKRLQVILKEINEFFDHRQYQESNIPSLTKVRLVKLFINRIYNKFQKKYFRDL, encoded by the coding sequence ATGCGAAAACTTTATTTCTTAGTCCCAGGAACTGACGGCAAATTTGCTTGTGGTGGTCTTTGGGCAGAGTTAAAAACATTTAAATTGGCGCAACAAATTTGTCATGCCGAGGTTGTAACTTACCGTCAAAGAGAAGTCGGTAAGTTATTTCTTGATGAACTGTTGAAAGAGAAAAATTTGGACGACGTAATCTTTGTAATTAGCTGGGGTTTTGACATAGCCAAGTTAGTGGCAAAACTCAAGCAATACAATGTGGTTTATCATGCTCATAGTGCAGGGTATAAGTTCAGCCTACCTGCAAGTATTCCTATTATTACTGTGAGTCGTAACACCCTGGGATATTGGGGACAAAAATCACCCAATTCTCTCATTTATTATTTACCAAATGAAATTAGTCCTGAATTTAGAAATTTACATACAGAAAGAGATATAGATGTTTTAGTTCAGGCACGAAAATCTTCTGAATATCTGATAAAACAACTTATTCCAGCGTTAAAGGAAAAATGTAAGGTCGAGGTAGTTAATTCTTATGTTGAGGATTTACCTGGGCTGTTTAACCGCACTAAAGTTTATCTTTATGATTCTGCTGAATACTGGGCGCAACAGAATGTTAGTGAAGGTTTTGGTTTACAGCCAATGGAAGCTTTAGCTTGTGGGTGTCAGGTTTTTTCTAGTGTTAATGGTGGACTATCAGATTATTTAGACCCTGGTTTTAATTGTCATAAAATCTCTGGTTATTCCCAAGAATATGATGTCCAACGTATTCTCAAGGTGATAGATTCTTCCACATCGGCAAATTTATCAGAAGATTTCTTTGTTGAGTATCGGGTTGAAACTATTCTGAAACGTTTGCAAGTGATTCTAAAGGAAATAAACGAATTTTTTGATCATAGACAATATCAAGAAAGTAATATACCCAGTTTAACAAAAGTGAGGTTGGTGAAGCTTTTTATCAATAGAATATATAATAAATTTCAAAAGAAATATTTTCGAGATTTGTAG
- a CDS encoding precorrin-8X methylmutase, with amino-acid sequence MEWHVSDAQSLAIIDSEIGDHVFSPAEYEIVRRVIYATADFEYKSLIRFSERALQAGAAALAARTTIVVDVPMVQTGIAYDIQKTFANPVFCSTEALTRPQIEKTRAAWGIETLAKRYPEGIFIVGQAPTALTTLVDLIEAEEISPALILATPVGLVDMEDAKRRLQDSLVPNITIDSRKGNAVVAAAIADGLIDLAWQAYGQKRE; translated from the coding sequence ATGGAATGGCACGTAAGTGATGCTCAAAGTTTAGCAATTATCGATAGTGAGATTGGCGATCATGTGTTCTCGCCAGCAGAATATGAAATTGTTCGCCGAGTAATTTACGCTACGGCTGATTTTGAGTATAAATCTTTAATCAGATTTTCTGAACGTGCTTTACAAGCCGGAGCAGCAGCATTGGCAGCACGGACTACTATTGTGGTAGATGTACCGATGGTGCAAACAGGTATTGCTTACGATATTCAAAAGACTTTTGCTAACCCAGTTTTTTGCAGTACAGAAGCTTTGACTCGTCCCCAAATAGAAAAAACTCGCGCTGCATGGGGAATTGAAACTTTAGCTAAACGCTATCCAGAAGGTATTTTTATAGTAGGTCAAGCACCAACAGCTTTGACTACACTAGTGGATTTAATTGAAGCAGAAGAGATTAGCCCGGCTTTAATTCTTGCTACTCCCGTAGGATTAGTAGATATGGAAGATGCTAAAAGGCGCTTGCAAGACTCTTTAGTCCCTAATATCACAATCGACAGCCGTAAAGGTAATGCTGTTGTGGCAGCTGCGATCGCCGATGGTTTGATAGACTTGGCTTGGCAAGCTTATGGGCAAAAAAGGGAGTGA
- a CDS encoding DUF6391 domain-containing protein, with protein sequence MDTSAYVQGSSSPFDFLNFDLTTPQPKQDADLLKNLSFIPGLKEILMLRQVHALEHATVWVLSETRNTQTPISRPSPVQVDNELLGGLSTDQGFYLYGEVNISDLRRAVTLALHRLTNGEWDLAVHPRCGTNLSVAMLLAAGLAVGVNLMLPFRPVEQLIGLGLAATTASELAPDLGLIAQRYITTAIPFNLAVDNITISRDVWGRQGHFIKVTWRDSH encoded by the coding sequence ATGGATACCTCTGCTTATGTTCAAGGTAGCTCGTCTCCCTTTGATTTTCTAAATTTTGACTTGACGACACCTCAACCAAAACAGGATGCTGACTTACTCAAAAATCTGTCTTTTATCCCAGGGTTGAAAGAAATCTTGATGTTGCGGCAAGTTCACGCCCTCGAACACGCCACCGTTTGGGTTTTGAGTGAAACTAGAAACACTCAAACGCCTATCAGTAGACCAAGCCCAGTTCAAGTTGATAACGAACTACTAGGTGGTTTGTCTACAGACCAAGGCTTTTACCTCTACGGAGAGGTGAATATTAGCGATTTGCGGCGTGCTGTCACCCTTGCTCTCCACCGCCTGACCAATGGTGAATGGGATTTAGCTGTACACCCCCGGTGCGGTACGAACTTATCAGTGGCTATGCTGTTGGCTGCTGGACTAGCAGTGGGTGTAAATCTCATGCTACCGTTCCGTCCTGTAGAACAATTGATAGGTTTAGGATTGGCAGCTACCACCGCATCTGAACTTGCACCCGATTTAGGCTTAATAGCACAGCGATACATTACCACTGCGATTCCTTTTAACTTGGCAGTAGACAATATTACTATTTCCCGCGATGTTTGGGGTCGCCAAGGGCATTTTATTAAGGTGACATGGCGAGATAGTCATTAG